AGCATGGAGAGAGCAAAAAGGCTCTGCATGGAGAGAGCAAAAAGGCTCTGCATGGAAGAAGCAACGTGGATGATTTATAACAATTCATTATTGTAAACATAGTATTTTGGGGGTATATAGTAGAATTCTTTATTATATTAATTGTAATAATGAAAATATTATTCAAATATATACTGAAATAACAAATAAATATGGAGAAAATATATAAAAACTTAAAATATTAGTGATAAGTCAGCAGGTATTGGAATAATACTTGCTGATTTTTACTTTTATAATTTGTAACCCAATAAAATAAAAGAAGATAATGCTGTATTGAATAATACCTACGATGCAGGAGGAAATATAAGAAGCAAAGTAGAATATGCATATACTACGGAACTTTGGCAGCAGCTACAAAGACAGTAAACTACGGTTATGGGGATTCCAACTGGAAGGATAAATTAACCAGCTATAACGGCAAAAACATAAGCTATGATGCCATAGGAAATCCACTTAACGATGGAACCTACAGCTATACCTGGGAAGAAGGAAGACAGCTAAAGACCATATCAGGTAGTGGAAAGAGCATAAGCTATAAATACAATGATGCAGGCATAAGAACCCAAAAGGTAGTAAATGGAGTTACAACAAATTACCATCTTGAAGGTGACAAGGTAACCTATGAGAGCAATGGCACAGACAAAATCTACTATACCTATGACAGTGAAGGCGATCTTATAAGTATGAACCTGAGTGGAACAGAGTACTACTATATAAGAAATGTCCAGGGAGATATCATAGGACTGTTTGATAAGAATGGAACTCAAGTTGTAAGTTATACTTATGATACTTGGGGAAAATTAATATCCACCACAGGAACTCTAGCTTCAACTGTAGGAGCTAAGAATCCATACAGGTATAGGGGCTATAGGTATGATGGTGAAACAGGGTTGTACTACTTAAATGCAAGGTATTACAATGCTGAGTGGGGAAGGTTTATTAATGCGGATGCCTATGGTGGAAATGTAGGGAATTTGCTATCTCATAATGTATTTGCTTACTGCATGAACAATCCAGTAAATATGTCTGATCCTAGTGGGCAATGGGGAATTCCCGCTTTACTTAGTGTTGCTGCGAGAGTTGTTGCTACAGTAATAGCAACTGTGGCAACAATAGTGGAGTTACCTTTAATAGCTGTTGTTGGAATAGCAGTAGTAGCTACTGCTGCTTTAGTATATGAAGGAGTGCAACTTGCTAAAGCGATATCACCAAAATCGTCATCTTCAAAAAGTAAAGCTAAAACTAAAGCAAAGACTATTACTAATACAAATAAAAAAGAACAACCCACAACAAAATTATATAGGGCAATGGATTATGTTGAATATAATAGATTTACAAAGTCTGGTGGGAAATTTTCAAATTATGCTCCAGAAAGGCCAAATGTTATGGATACAAAATGGTTTGCTACGAATTCAATTAATGCTGAAAAATGGGGAAAAGCTTTAAATCCTAATGGATATAAGATTATTCAAATAACTATACCAACAAAAGCATTGAATGGTATGTACTACAATCCATATTTAGATGGAATTGGTCCAGCATATAATGGAACTGTTCCATATATGAATGCAATTATTATAGATTATGGGACGGTGAAATAGAAAATGGCTAATATCGAATATGTAAAAGTGGAGATAAAATGGTTTAGAGAAAAATATCAATTAAAACGCATACCAAGAGATGGTATACGATTTTGTACTCAAATTAAATTTGATGAAGAAGGCGAAAAATTGCCTCAATGGACTGCTGAGATAATAATTACAGAAAGTGTTAACAAATACTTATATTTTGGAAAATTAAGATATCTATTCGAGCAAGCACCGAGATACCTTTTAAAAAGTGGAAAAAAGTTTATTATATATGACGGACCAGCTCAAGTTGCACAAGGAAAAGTATTAACCGATTTTGGAAATGATATAAAATAGTAAGATTTACTGTTAAATCGGCTGTTTCATCAGTAATGAATAATCCATATTTAAAGGGAACAGTGTCTGGAGGAATAGATAAGTATGTAGAAAAAAAGGCAGAGAAATATATACCTAAAACTACAAGAGGATTTGTGTCTACTGGAAAACTTACTCTCCAGAAGTATGTAACTACGCCAGGTGCCGCTGCCAGGGTTTCAAAAGGTGCAGCAAAACATGTTGGTGCAGCAACAATTGCGTTTACTGCTAAAGATATTCTTACAAGCGTAAGTAATAAGCAGTATAAGGGTGCAGCACTTGATTTAGTTGGTGGAATTGCTGGAGTTGCAGCAGGAATTGTAATAGGAGCATTAGTAACGTCCGTTGCAGCAACTATAGGACTACCAGTAATACTAGGTTCTGCAATTGCTTTTGGTGCAACTGTTGCAGTAGGTGCTTATATAGATAATAGAATAAGTAGAAAAAGAGAAGAAATATACGGGAGTTAATGATGAGAAAAATAGGAGAAAAGTTAAAAAAGAGTATGATACCTCTTTCCATATCTTTAATTTTTATATCAATGGCTTTTAATAGATTTATAGTTTCTAGATATGGTAGAGATGCAACAATAATAATCATGGGATTAGGTGTGTTAATTGCAGTAGTTGCTACATTAGGCATATTGTATAAAAAAGAATATGTGGTAGGATTAGTAACACTTTTGGCTATGTTACCTTTTATAGTTATGGTAATAGGTGAGTATTTTCATAATGATATAGTATCTACAATTGGATTTATATCAATATTTATTGCACTACCTATAATTACTA
This genomic window from Clostridium pasteurianum DSM 525 = ATCC 6013 contains:
- a CDS encoding RHS repeat-associated core domain-containing protein translates to MAAATKTVNYGYGDSNWKDKLTSYNGKNISYDAIGNPLNDGTYSYTWEEGRQLKTISGSGKSISYKYNDAGIRTQKVVNGVTTNYHLEGDKVTYESNGTDKIYYTYDSEGDLISMNLSGTEYYYIRNVQGDIIGLFDKNGTQVVSYTYDTWGKLISTTGTLASTVGAKNPYRYRGYRYDGETGLYYLNARYYNAEWGRFINADAYGGNVGNLLSHNVFAYCMNNPVNMSDPSGQWGIPALLSVAARVVATVIATVATIVELPLIAVVGIAVVATAALVYEGVQLAKAISPKSSSSKSKAKTKAKTITNTNKKEQPTTKLYRAMDYVEYNRFTKSGGKFSNYAPERPNVMDTKWFATNSINAEKWGKALNPNGYKIIQITIPTKALNGMYYNPYLDGIGPAYNGTVPYMNAIIIDYGTVK